In a genomic window of Bordetella petrii:
- the fliH gene encoding flagellar assembly protein FliH, which translates to MSEGKTFPRNAGGITGALPRTAWRRWQMSSFDLPVEDAIEIVAPPPEPDPGPDPEELLREARAQAEAAGRREGLQQGREQGLREGRQTGHAEGLAAGREAGYQEGLTQGREQARQEALQLHALAESCGASLADLEARMGQALLTLALDIAGQILRTTLAEQPESMLAAVREVLHINPAATGAMRLWVHPADLELVRQHLADELREGHWRVLADESIARGGCRAETPYGDIDATLQTRWRRIAASLGRSVSWESEA; encoded by the coding sequence ATGTCTGAGGGGAAAACCTTTCCCCGAAACGCGGGGGGCATCACCGGCGCCCTGCCCCGCACCGCCTGGCGGCGCTGGCAGATGTCGTCGTTCGACCTGCCGGTGGAAGACGCCATCGAGATCGTGGCGCCGCCGCCCGAACCCGACCCCGGGCCGGACCCCGAAGAACTGCTGCGCGAAGCGCGCGCCCAGGCCGAGGCGGCCGGACGCCGCGAGGGCCTGCAGCAAGGCCGGGAACAAGGATTGCGCGAAGGCCGCCAGACTGGCCACGCCGAGGGGCTGGCGGCCGGCCGCGAAGCCGGCTACCAGGAAGGTCTGACGCAAGGCCGCGAGCAGGCTCGCCAGGAAGCGCTGCAACTGCACGCGCTGGCCGAATCCTGCGGCGCCTCGCTGGCGGACCTGGAAGCCCGGATGGGCCAGGCACTGCTGACTCTGGCCCTGGACATCGCCGGGCAGATCCTGCGCACGACCTTGGCCGAGCAGCCCGAGAGCATGCTGGCCGCCGTGCGCGAAGTGCTGCATATCAATCCCGCCGCGACCGGCGCCATGCGGCTTTGGGTGCATCCCGCCGATCTCGAACTGGTGCGCCAGCACCTGGCCGATGAACTGCGCGAAGGCCACTGGCGCGTGCTGGCGGACGAATCCATTGCGCGCGGCGGCTGCCGCGCCGAGACACCCTACGGAGATATCGACGCCACGCTGCAGACGCGCTGGCGCCGCATCGCCGCTTCGTTGGGGCGCAGCGTATCCTGGGAGTCCGAGGCATGA
- the fliG gene encoding flagellar motor switch protein FliG encodes MKNDGKPLDGVTRSAVLMMSLGEDAAAEVFKYLSAREVQLVGGSMANLKQVTRGDVAVVLEEFRQEADQFMAVTLGSDDYIRTVLTKALGSDRAAGLIEDILEAGEGASGIDALNWLDPHTVAELIGDEHPQIIATILVHLERDRAAGVLALLTDRLRNDVMLRIATFGGVQPAALSELTDVLNSVLAGQGAKRSKMGGVRTAAEILNMMSSAEEEAVVESLRERDSDLAQKIIDEMFVFDNLIDVEDRALQLILKEIDNDSLMVALKGASEELRNKFLRNMSSRAADILREDLEAQGPIRMSKVESEQKKILQIARRLAESGQIVLGNQGDDAYV; translated from the coding sequence ATGAAAAATGACGGAAAGCCCCTGGACGGCGTAACGCGCAGCGCCGTATTGATGATGTCGCTGGGCGAAGATGCCGCGGCGGAAGTTTTCAAGTACCTGTCGGCGCGTGAAGTGCAGCTGGTGGGCGGGTCCATGGCCAACCTGAAACAGGTCACGCGCGGCGACGTGGCCGTGGTGCTGGAGGAATTCCGCCAGGAAGCCGACCAGTTCATGGCCGTGACGCTGGGCTCGGACGACTACATCCGCACCGTGCTGACCAAGGCTCTGGGCAGCGACCGTGCGGCCGGGCTGATCGAAGACATCCTGGAAGCCGGCGAAGGCGCCAGCGGCATCGATGCGCTGAACTGGCTCGATCCGCACACCGTGGCCGAACTGATCGGCGACGAGCATCCGCAGATCATCGCCACCATCCTGGTGCACCTGGAGCGCGACCGCGCCGCCGGCGTGCTGGCCCTGCTGACCGACCGCCTGCGCAACGACGTGATGCTGCGCATCGCCACCTTCGGCGGGGTGCAGCCGGCTGCGCTGTCGGAGCTGACCGACGTGCTCAATTCCGTACTGGCGGGCCAGGGCGCCAAGCGCAGCAAGATGGGCGGCGTGCGCACGGCAGCCGAGATCCTGAACATGATGAGCTCGGCCGAGGAAGAGGCCGTGGTGGAAAGCCTGCGCGAGCGCGACAGCGACCTGGCGCAGAAGATCATCGACGAAATGTTCGTGTTCGACAACCTGATCGACGTCGAAGACCGCGCACTGCAACTGATCTTGAAGGAAATCGACAACGACAGCCTGATGGTGGCGTTGAAGGGAGCCTCGGAAGAACTGCGCAACAAATTCCTGCGCAACATGTCGAGCCGTGCCGCGGACATTCTGCGCGAAGACCTCGAGGCGCAAGGCCCGATCCGCATGTCCAAGGTCGAGTCCGAGCAGAAGAAGATCCTGCAGATCGCCCGCCGCCTGGCCGAAAGCGGGCAGATCGTGCTGGGCAACCAGGGCGACGACGCCTATGTCTGA
- the fliF gene encoding flagellar basal-body MS-ring/collar protein FliF, with the protein MNQQATLGTSLLARFPVLEKVRALPKPVLLGVAAALVAIVAVLAMWGREPDYKVLFANLDDRDGGAIVSALGQMNVPYRFSGDGRALLVPADRVYATRMQLAGQGLPRGGSVGFELLDNARFGASQFAEQINYQRGLEGELARSIEAMNTVQSARVHLALPRQSLFVRDRQAPTASVLLHLYPGRSLGDAQVAAVAWLVASSVPDLTAENISIVDQNGRLLSAPLGEGRGLDADQSRLRRDIEQRTVERILTILNPLVGPGNVQAQASAEMDFARREQTSEVYRPNQEPGQAAVRSKQTSDSLQTGIDPAQGVPGALSNQPPAAAQAPIVNPPAAPQAAQGGQPGQLAQAGQNAAQGAATQAAPRLPTNNRNDATINYEVDRTISHVKQPVGMLKRLSVAVVVNYLPDSSGEPQPLPEEELTKLTNLVREAMGYSEARGDSLNLVNSQFNDKPVKPPFWRDPELLDLVKTVLAWVFGLALALWLYRRLRPAVSNYLNPPVDPEEAEARRQEMQREAQAAARAKEVNRYEDNLQRARDMATKDPRAVAMVMRAWMTQDEK; encoded by the coding sequence ATGAACCAGCAGGCCACTCTAGGCACATCGCTGCTGGCAAGGTTCCCCGTGCTGGAGAAAGTCCGCGCGCTGCCCAAGCCGGTGCTGCTGGGCGTCGCCGCCGCGCTGGTGGCGATCGTGGCCGTACTGGCGATGTGGGGCCGGGAGCCCGACTACAAGGTGCTGTTCGCCAACCTCGATGACCGCGACGGCGGCGCCATCGTCAGCGCGCTGGGGCAGATGAACGTGCCGTACCGCTTCAGCGGCGACGGCCGGGCGCTGCTGGTGCCCGCCGACCGCGTCTACGCCACCCGTATGCAACTGGCCGGCCAGGGGTTGCCGCGCGGCGGTTCGGTGGGATTCGAGCTGCTGGACAACGCCCGCTTCGGGGCCAGCCAGTTTGCCGAGCAGATCAACTACCAGCGCGGGCTGGAAGGCGAGCTGGCGCGCTCGATCGAGGCCATGAATACCGTGCAGAGCGCCCGCGTGCACCTGGCGCTGCCGCGCCAGTCGCTGTTCGTGCGTGACCGGCAGGCGCCCACTGCGTCGGTGCTGCTGCACTTGTACCCGGGGCGCAGCCTGGGCGACGCGCAGGTCGCCGCCGTGGCCTGGCTGGTGGCCTCCAGCGTGCCCGACCTGACCGCCGAGAACATTTCCATCGTCGACCAGAACGGCCGCCTGCTGTCTGCCCCGCTGGGCGAAGGACGCGGCCTGGATGCCGACCAGTCGCGACTGCGGCGCGACATCGAGCAGCGCACGGTTGAACGCATTCTTACCATCCTGAACCCGCTGGTGGGCCCGGGCAACGTGCAGGCCCAGGCCAGCGCCGAAATGGATTTCGCGCGCCGCGAACAGACCTCGGAGGTCTACCGTCCCAACCAGGAACCCGGCCAGGCCGCGGTGCGCAGCAAGCAGACCAGCGATTCGCTGCAGACCGGCATAGACCCGGCCCAGGGCGTGCCCGGCGCGCTCAGCAACCAGCCGCCCGCGGCCGCCCAGGCCCCGATCGTGAACCCGCCGGCCGCGCCGCAAGCCGCACAGGGCGGCCAACCCGGCCAGCTGGCCCAGGCGGGCCAGAACGCCGCGCAAGGCGCCGCAACGCAGGCGGCCCCGCGCCTGCCGACCAACAATCGCAACGACGCCACGATCAACTACGAGGTCGATCGCACCATCAGCCACGTCAAGCAGCCGGTGGGCATGCTCAAGCGCCTGTCCGTCGCAGTGGTGGTCAATTACCTGCCCGACAGCAGCGGCGAGCCCCAACCGCTGCCCGAAGAAGAGCTGACCAAGCTGACCAACCTGGTGCGCGAAGCCATGGGCTATTCCGAAGCCCGGGGCGACTCGCTCAACCTGGTCAACAGCCAGTTCAACGACAAGCCAGTCAAGCCGCCCTTCTGGCGTGATCCGGAACTGCTCGACCTGGTCAAGACCGTGCTTGCCTGGGTGTTCGGTCTGGCGCTTGCCCTGTGGCTGTACCGCAGGTTGCGGCCCGCCGTCAGCAACTACCTGAATCCGCCGGTGGACCCCGAAGAGGCCGAGGCGCGCCGCCAGGAAATGCAGCGCGAAGCCCAGGCCGCGGCACGGGCCAAGGAAGTCAACCGCTACGAAGACAACCTGCAGCGTGCCCGCGACATGGCCACCAAAGACCCGCGCGCCGTCGCGATGGTGATGCGTGCCTGGATGACCCAAGATGAAAAATGA
- the fliE gene encoding flagellar hook-basal body complex protein FliE translates to MAVSGLSGIESMLQQMRAVVQAAQSNGVSPAELAPQPASFAAELQRSLQRVSAAQIAATNQGKAYELGAPGVSLNDVMIDLQKSSIAFQTAVQVRNRLVAAYKEISAMSV, encoded by the coding sequence ATGGCGGTATCGGGTTTGTCTGGTATTGAAAGCATGCTGCAGCAGATGCGCGCCGTGGTGCAGGCTGCCCAGAGCAATGGCGTGAGCCCAGCCGAGCTTGCCCCTCAGCCCGCCAGCTTCGCCGCCGAACTGCAGCGTTCGCTGCAGCGCGTATCGGCGGCCCAGATCGCCGCCACCAACCAGGGCAAGGCCTACGAGTTGGGCGCGCCCGGCGTGTCGCTGAACGACGTGATGATCGACCTGCAGAAAAGCTCGATCGCCTTCCAGACTGCTGTCCAGGTACGCAACCGCCTGGTGGCGGCATACAAAGAAATTTCCGCCATGTCGGTGTAA
- a CDS encoding EscU/YscU/HrcU family type III secretion system export apparatus switch protein — protein MSHKDSDPGNPHRGAAVALSYGEHDTAPRVVAKGYGQIADTIVRTAREHGLYVHESRELVSLLMQVDLDAHIPPQLYAAVAELLAWLYRLETGVAQHRDNAAAP, from the coding sequence ATGAGCCACAAAGACTCCGACCCGGGCAATCCGCACCGCGGCGCCGCAGTTGCGCTAAGCTACGGCGAGCACGATACCGCGCCGCGCGTGGTGGCCAAGGGATACGGCCAGATCGCCGACACCATCGTGCGTACCGCGCGTGAACACGGCCTGTATGTGCACGAATCGCGCGAACTCGTGAGCTTGCTCATGCAGGTAGATCTGGATGCGCACATTCCTCCGCAGCTCTACGCCGCCGTGGCTGAACTGCTGGCCTGGCTATATCGCCTGGAAACCGGCGTCGCCCAGCATCGCGACAACGCCGCCGCGCCCTGA
- the fliK gene encoding flagellar hook-length control protein FliK: protein MSVGPSALGTVLVQRLDAVLGTTMAAHANLVSGARPNAVTQPGEAVRPGQTDGAGRGPRQPVESAGTRGNTVADAKTTDSLTQATGNNVTRTDTTASAPTTLGQTARTILALLALYPEQAPPAQGKAPLWQPAPPPGPSAAAPDAGNSVRPAPAAAGTASSSAANPATDPAAASSRSPATGGRPALPAGAGAQATQATQATHAGAPALPSVAVLAGALRQALQGSGLFYESHLSDLAFGQRSIEQVRAEPQAQLARATSAGDPPSAARTSPGAAPSSSTDTAAATGGQAPGSAGPHAPAPAPTGIHPDAMPLVRQQLDVLANQALAWQGEAWPGTPMEWEVRRDAPEGAAQATTHWATRLKLDLPRLGLVEARLNLAGDQLVMQLVAPRSATEIHGAAQTLREGLQRAGLTLSHLSVGATPPRPDEPAP from the coding sequence ATGAGCGTCGGCCCTTCGGCCCTGGGCACGGTTCTGGTACAGCGGCTGGATGCCGTGCTGGGCACCACCATGGCGGCGCACGCCAACCTGGTCTCGGGCGCGCGCCCCAATGCCGTGACGCAGCCCGGCGAAGCCGTGCGCCCCGGCCAGACCGACGGCGCCGGCCGGGGGCCGCGCCAGCCGGTCGAGTCGGCCGGCACGCGAGGCAACACGGTGGCCGACGCCAAGACCACCGATTCGTTGACGCAGGCCACCGGCAACAACGTCACCCGCACTGACACCACGGCGTCGGCCCCCACCACCCTGGGCCAGACCGCCCGCACCATTCTGGCGCTGCTGGCGCTCTACCCCGAGCAGGCGCCGCCGGCACAAGGCAAGGCGCCGCTGTGGCAACCCGCGCCGCCGCCCGGCCCGTCCGCCGCCGCGCCGGATGCCGGCAACTCGGTCCGGCCCGCCCCCGCCGCCGCGGGTACGGCTTCCTCTTCCGCCGCGAATCCCGCTACCGACCCTGCCGCCGCAAGTAGCCGCAGCCCGGCGACGGGCGGCCGGCCGGCTCTCCCGGCCGGGGCTGGCGCACAAGCAACACAAGCGACGCAAGCGACGCACGCCGGGGCGCCTGCCCTGCCCAGCGTCGCCGTGCTGGCGGGCGCATTGCGCCAGGCGCTGCAAGGCAGCGGGCTGTTTTATGAATCGCACCTGAGCGACCTGGCATTCGGCCAGCGCAGCATCGAACAAGTGCGCGCCGAGCCGCAGGCGCAATTGGCGCGCGCGACTTCTGCCGGCGACCCGCCGTCGGCCGCCCGGACGTCACCGGGCGCCGCGCCGTCTTCCAGCACCGACACTGCCGCCGCGACAGGCGGCCAGGCGCCTGGCTCGGCGGGGCCGCACGCGCCGGCGCCGGCACCGACGGGCATACATCCGGATGCCATGCCGCTGGTGCGCCAGCAACTGGATGTCCTGGCCAACCAGGCGCTGGCCTGGCAGGGCGAAGCCTGGCCTGGCACGCCAATGGAATGGGAGGTGCGGCGCGATGCCCCCGAAGGCGCGGCGCAAGCCACGACGCATTGGGCCACCCGCCTGAAGCTGGACCTGCCACGCCTGGGCCTGGTGGAAGCCCGGCTCAACCTGGCGGGCGACCAGTTGGTGATGCAGTTGGTCGCGCCGCGCAGCGCGACTGAAATCCACGGCGCGGCCCAGACCCTGCGCGAAGGCTTGCAGCGGGCCGGCCTGACCCTGAGCCATCTATCGGTGGGCGCCACGCCGCCTCGCCCCGACGAGCCCGCGCCATGA
- a CDS encoding flagellar protein FliT has product MTSPPRPACVLDIYREIATLTDEMLAAARAGDWGVVLACGQRYCESVEQLRRLDPVTPLDNAGREAKYELLVRILENDAATRDLAVPQMARLSDLLGRMKRQQSLLSAYGARTSTA; this is encoded by the coding sequence ATGACGTCCCCCCCGCGGCCCGCCTGTGTCCTGGATATCTACCGGGAAATCGCCACCCTGACCGACGAGATGCTCGCCGCCGCCCGCGCCGGCGACTGGGGCGTCGTGCTGGCCTGTGGCCAGCGCTATTGCGAATCGGTCGAACAATTGCGCCGCCTCGACCCCGTGACGCCGCTGGACAACGCGGGCCGCGAGGCCAAGTACGAGCTACTGGTGCGCATCCTGGAAAACGACGCCGCCACGCGCGACCTGGCCGTTCCGCAGATGGCGCGCCTGAGCGACCTGCTGGGGCGCATGAAGCGCCAACAGTCGCTGCTGTCGGCCTATGGCGCGCGGACTTCGACCGCATGA
- the fliS gene encoding flagellar export chaperone FliS produces the protein MTYAARRPAGYSARSYTDIGLETQVLSASPERLITLLFNGARAAIAQARLHLEAGRVAERGAAISKATRIVDEGLKTGLDMEAGGEMAANLANLYDYIVRTLLLANLKGDATQLDTADRLLAELAQAWQAANDPPASPVPA, from the coding sequence ATGACATACGCCGCTCGCCGCCCTGCGGGCTATTCCGCCCGCTCTTATACCGACATCGGCCTCGAGACCCAGGTCTTGAGCGCAAGCCCCGAACGGCTGATCACGCTGCTGTTCAACGGCGCGCGCGCCGCTATCGCCCAGGCCCGCCTGCATCTGGAAGCGGGCCGGGTGGCCGAGCGCGGAGCAGCCATTTCCAAGGCCACCCGCATCGTGGACGAGGGCCTGAAAACCGGCCTGGATATGGAGGCGGGCGGCGAGATGGCCGCCAACCTGGCCAACCTGTATGACTACATCGTACGCACCCTGCTGCTGGCCAACCTGAAAGGCGACGCCACGCAGCTGGACACCGCCGACCGGTTGCTGGCCGAACTGGCGCAAGCCTGGCAGGCCGCCAACGATCCCCCCGCCAGCCCCGTGCCGGCCTGA
- the fliD gene encoding flagellar filament capping protein FliD, producing MASITSLGSGSGLTNLEDMLDQLQKAEETRLTQITARQTSVKTRISAYSKLQSAVEAVQKAAATLGKSDTLSAVKSSVSGEGLTVKTEAGAVAGNYKIGITSLATAQTLKSDLVEDRKEPMGSGGSIQITLANDETTTIELGSDTSLDGVAKAINNNDDAGVRATIVTDGDGNSYLMLTSKNTGTQSAVKSITSDNTAVQAVVGYEAGSASPMTELEPAENAVVTINGVVVESQSNTIDKAVDGVTLELTATTEPDETISVSITSDPSVLTKAVKTFVDAYNSLQSTIADLTAFDVSSESQSALTGDGTTRNIQSTMAAALRVVGGEGALRTLSQLGITSNPTSGKLELDETKLDKALADNPADVARLFGGAGGLAEKMKTATDGILGSNGSIKTRTDGLEETVESLQDQYDRTKVSIQATMDNYRAQFTRLDALVAQMNSLSSYLTQQFEAMSKQS from the coding sequence ATGGCCTCTATCACTTCGCTCGGCTCTGGGTCCGGCCTGACCAACCTGGAAGACATGCTCGACCAGCTGCAGAAGGCCGAAGAAACCCGGCTGACGCAGATCACCGCCCGCCAGACCAGCGTCAAGACCCGCATTTCCGCCTACAGCAAGCTGCAGAGCGCGGTCGAGGCCGTACAGAAGGCGGCCGCCACGCTGGGCAAATCGGACACGCTGAGCGCGGTCAAGAGCTCGGTCAGCGGCGAAGGCCTGACGGTCAAGACCGAGGCCGGCGCCGTGGCGGGCAATTACAAGATCGGCATCACCTCCCTGGCAACCGCACAAACCCTGAAATCGGATCTGGTTGAAGACCGCAAAGAGCCAATGGGCAGCGGCGGCAGCATCCAGATCACCCTGGCCAACGACGAGACCACCACGATCGAGCTGGGCTCGGACACCTCGCTGGACGGCGTGGCCAAGGCCATCAACAACAATGACGACGCGGGCGTGCGCGCCACCATCGTCACCGATGGCGACGGTAACAGCTACCTGATGCTGACCAGCAAGAACACCGGCACGCAATCCGCCGTGAAAAGCATCACGTCGGACAATACGGCGGTGCAGGCCGTGGTGGGCTACGAGGCCGGCAGCGCCTCGCCCATGACGGAACTGGAGCCCGCCGAGAACGCCGTGGTCACCATCAACGGCGTCGTCGTGGAAAGCCAGTCGAACACGATCGACAAGGCCGTCGACGGCGTCACCCTGGAGCTGACCGCCACCACCGAGCCGGACGAAACCATCTCGGTATCAATCACCAGCGACCCGTCGGTGCTGACCAAGGCCGTGAAGACCTTCGTCGACGCCTACAACAGCCTGCAGTCGACGATTGCCGACCTGACCGCCTTTGACGTCAGCTCCGAATCGCAAAGCGCGCTGACCGGCGACGGCACCACCCGCAACATCCAGTCCACCATGGCGGCTGCCTTGCGCGTGGTGGGCGGCGAAGGCGCGCTGCGCACGCTGAGCCAGCTGGGCATCACCAGCAACCCCACCAGCGGCAAGCTGGAGCTGGATGAAACCAAGCTGGACAAGGCCTTGGCGGACAACCCGGCCGACGTGGCGCGCCTGTTCGGCGGCGCCGGCGGGCTGGCCGAGAAGATGAAGACCGCGACCGACGGCATCCTGGGCAGCAACGGTTCGATCAAGACGCGCACCGACGGCCTGGAGGAGACCGTGGAGTCGCTGCAGGACCAATACGACCGCACCAAGGTGTCCATCCAGGCCACCATGGACAACTATCGCGCTCAATTCACGCGACTGGACGCGCTGGTGGCACAGATGAACAGCCTCAGCAGCTACCTCACGCAGCAGTTCGAGGCCATGTCCAAGCAAAGCTGA